One segment of Ureibacillus thermophilus DNA contains the following:
- a CDS encoding precorrin-2 dehydrogenase/sirohydrochlorin ferrochelatase family protein gives MYYPMMMNLEGKNVVIIGGGHVAYQKLKGLEGTNAIITVVSPEILPEIKEWILRHDAKWIPKEFEPSDIEHANLIFAATNQPAVQREIKKHKKNHQLLLLADRPNESDFITPATLHRGKLSISISTNGASPSLAKKIKKELEQQFDENFGEYVQFLEEARKMILNQIDDPSFRKYCLTRLLDSDFYKLTMKGNIEKRNQLLQNLLNSCNKNFM, from the coding sequence ATGTATTATCCAATGATGATGAATTTAGAAGGGAAAAATGTCGTAATCATTGGTGGAGGGCATGTTGCCTATCAGAAACTAAAAGGGCTTGAAGGAACAAATGCCATTATTACCGTTGTGAGTCCGGAAATTCTGCCGGAAATAAAAGAATGGATACTCCGCCATGATGCAAAATGGATTCCAAAAGAATTTGAACCTTCCGATATTGAACATGCTAATCTCATTTTTGCTGCGACAAATCAGCCGGCTGTCCAGCGAGAAATAAAGAAGCATAAAAAGAACCATCAATTATTGCTTCTCGCCGATCGCCCAAATGAAAGCGACTTTATCACACCGGCGACCCTTCACAGAGGGAAGCTATCCATTTCAATTTCTACTAATGGTGCAAGCCCATCTTTGGCCAAAAAAATCAAAAAAGAGCTGGAACAGCAGTTTGATGAAAACTTTGGGGAGTATGTGCAATTTTTAGAGGAAGCACGAAAAATGATTTTGAACCAAATTGATGACCCTTCCTTTAGAAAATATTGTTTAACTCGGTTATTGGATTCGGATTTTTATAAACTGACAATGAAAGGGAATATAGAAAAAAGAAATCAATTACTGCAGAATTTGTTAAATAGTTGCAATAAAAATTTTATGTAA
- a CDS encoding chemotaxis protein CheW encodes MKSVIFRCENEEYGIAIDQVVSIEKIGKITPIPHLPKYLIGFTRIREELIPVLDFNIILYNKPTSDPMSRIIVLNTDIVNFGLVVSEAKEILDIREDDIQQVGLVNYSQTKYFTAVANLDNRMITIVSPKVLVNSLEGIREIIDYLHQLLADEKESNA; translated from the coding sequence TTGAAATCAGTCATTTTTCGCTGTGAGAATGAAGAATATGGAATCGCCATTGACCAAGTAGTTTCCATAGAAAAAATCGGCAAAATTACACCAATTCCCCATTTGCCCAAATATTTGATCGGTTTTACGCGCATTCGGGAAGAACTGATTCCGGTGCTTGATTTTAATATTATCTTATACAATAAACCAACTTCCGATCCGATGTCTCGAATAATTGTATTAAATACGGATATTGTGAATTTTGGTTTAGTGGTAAGCGAAGCAAAAGAGATTTTAGATATACGAGAAGACGATATTCAACAAGTAGGACTTGTGAATTATTCTCAAACGAAATATTTTACAGCAGTAGCGAATCTCGATAATCGGATGATTACCATTGTCAGTCCGAAAGTTTTAGTGAATTCGCTGGAAGGGATTCGGGAAATCATTGACTACCTGCATCAATTATTAGCGGATGAAAAAGAAAGCAATGCATAA
- the lepB gene encoding signal peptidase I, which produces MTEKKFWKECFSWLFVLATGIAFAFIIKQYVFSPIIVNGASMFPTYEDKDVIIVSKISEIERFDHVVFKAPYEDEYYIKRVIGLPGDTIEMKDDVLIINGKEYEEPYVNRTSELNLRVTEDFTLEELTGEKTVPEGSLFVLGDNRLKSFDSRHFGLIPIDDVYGESKIRIFPLQNIKVFYHPYE; this is translated from the coding sequence ATGACAGAGAAAAAGTTTTGGAAAGAATGCTTCTCTTGGTTATTCGTATTGGCGACAGGAATAGCCTTTGCATTCATTATAAAACAATACGTCTTTTCACCCATTATTGTAAACGGGGCTTCCATGTTTCCTACATATGAAGATAAGGATGTTATTATTGTCAGCAAAATCAGTGAAATCGAGCGTTTTGACCATGTTGTTTTCAAGGCGCCTTATGAAGATGAATATTACATAAAGCGCGTCATCGGTTTGCCTGGGGATACTATCGAGATGAAAGATGATGTGTTAATTATTAATGGAAAAGAATATGAAGAACCTTATGTAAATCGTACTTCCGAATTAAATTTGCGCGTGACGGAAGATTTTACGTTGGAAGAATTGACTGGGGAAAAGACGGTTCCAGAAGGATCTCTTTTTGTCCTAGGAGATAACCGATTGAAAAGTTTTGACAGCCGCCATTTTGGTCTGATTCCAATCGATGATGTTTATGGCGAATCCAAAATTAGAATTTTTCCATTACAGAATATAAAGGTTTTTTATCATCCTTATGAATGA
- a CDS encoding cobyric acid synthase: MRASSIMIQGTSSDVGKSVLCTALCRIFSNAGYKVAPFKSQNMALNSYVTQNGEEIGRAQGVQAEAARIIPNSKMNPILLKPKQDMVSEVIVHGKHFMDMGATNYRENFTLQAIPIVEKAIHDLEQSYDIIVAEGAGSPAEINLKDRDIANMRVAKMLDADVFLVADIDRGGVFASIVGTLALLDEEERKLVKGIIINKFRGMIELLQDGIQWLENYTGIPVIGVIPYLDCQIEAEDSLALDTLKLKNPKKKCPIDVACIQLPRISNFTDFDPLFEEPDVGVRLVRDVKELGNPDCIIIPGTKNTTGDLMWLKETKLFEAIQQCYSKGSRVFGICGGYQILGEKLLDPDGVEGNLKEVSGLSLLPIQTIFEKNKRTTQTKGKIHPTLFQKEIEVEGYEIHLGQTKVKENALPFLQLNDGTTDGIIVHNGKAIGTYLHGIFQNRYFTRAYFNEIRKSKGLNPLPMEVQTDKERREQAYEILAEQVQSCLNMEYIYALLEKQKLMKNGK, encoded by the coding sequence TTGCGTGCAAGTTCAATTATGATACAAGGAACGTCTTCTGATGTGGGGAAAAGTGTTCTTTGTACGGCACTTTGCCGCATCTTCTCCAATGCAGGATACAAAGTTGCCCCTTTTAAGTCTCAAAATATGGCATTGAATTCCTATGTTACCCAGAATGGGGAAGAAATCGGCCGAGCTCAAGGGGTGCAGGCAGAAGCTGCCAGGATAATCCCTAATTCAAAAATGAATCCGATTTTGCTCAAACCGAAACAAGATATGGTTTCGGAAGTCATCGTTCATGGGAAGCATTTTATGGATATGGGTGCAACAAATTATCGAGAGAACTTTACGCTGCAAGCAATACCAATTGTGGAAAAAGCCATCCATGACTTGGAACAATCCTACGATATTATTGTGGCAGAAGGTGCCGGCAGCCCTGCGGAGATTAATTTAAAAGACCGCGACATTGCGAATATGCGGGTAGCAAAAATGCTGGATGCCGATGTGTTCCTCGTTGCAGACATCGACCGGGGCGGAGTTTTTGCTTCAATTGTCGGCACGCTTGCATTGTTGGATGAAGAAGAACGGAAACTTGTAAAAGGTATCATCATTAATAAATTTAGAGGGATGATTGAATTACTTCAGGATGGCATACAATGGCTTGAAAACTATACCGGAATTCCCGTTATTGGGGTTATCCCTTATTTAGACTGCCAGATTGAAGCTGAAGATTCTTTAGCCCTCGATACTTTAAAACTAAAAAACCCTAAAAAGAAATGCCCTATTGATGTGGCTTGTATTCAATTGCCGAGAATATCTAATTTTACAGACTTCGATCCGTTGTTTGAGGAGCCTGACGTAGGGGTACGCTTAGTTAGAGATGTGAAGGAGTTAGGAAATCCAGATTGCATCATCATACCTGGTACAAAAAATACAACGGGCGACTTAATGTGGTTAAAAGAAACGAAATTATTTGAAGCTATTCAACAATGTTATTCAAAGGGCAGCAGAGTTTTCGGAATTTGTGGCGGTTATCAAATATTAGGCGAGAAACTTCTCGATCCTGATGGTGTAGAAGGAAATTTGAAGGAAGTCTCAGGCCTTTCTCTACTGCCGATACAAACGATCTTTGAAAAAAATAAAAGAACGACTCAAACAAAAGGCAAAATTCATCCAACGCTTTTCCAAAAAGAAATTGAAGTGGAAGGATACGAGATTCATTTAGGCCAAACAAAGGTAAAGGAAAATGCATTACCTTTTTTACAATTAAATGATGGAACAACGGATGGTATTATTGTTCATAATGGGAAAGCCATTGGCACATATTTACATGGCATCTTCCAAAATCGCTATTTTACAAGGGCGTATTTTAATGAAATAAGAAAAAGTAAGGGGTTGAATCCATTACCAATGGAAGTACAAACGGATAAAGAACGCCGTGAACAGGCATATGAAATACTGGCAGAACAAGTGCAAAGCTGTTTAAATATGGAATATATATATGCTTTATTAGAAAAACAAAAATTAATGAAAAATGGGAAGTAA
- a CDS encoding methylated-DNA--[protein]-cysteine S-methyltransferase produces MEKKIYAANIQHPYMNLYIAASEKGLVYIGTEHSSMEELVKYCQKQFPHYEIIENEAFLKTYITQLKEYLNGERQEFTLPFDIQGTPFQQKVWKALCEIPFGKTATYSEVANRINQPKAVRAVGGAIGRNPLSIVIPCHRVLGKNGRLTGYSGGLDVKMRLLDLEGIPYQR; encoded by the coding sequence ATGGAAAAGAAAATTTATGCAGCCAACATTCAGCATCCTTATATGAACTTATATATTGCCGCTTCTGAGAAAGGGCTTGTATATATTGGAACGGAACATTCTTCTATGGAGGAGCTGGTCAAATATTGCCAAAAACAATTCCCGCATTATGAAATCATCGAAAATGAAGCATTTTTGAAAACCTATATTACACAACTTAAGGAATATTTGAATGGAGAGCGGCAAGAGTTTACATTGCCTTTTGATATTCAAGGAACGCCCTTTCAACAAAAGGTTTGGAAGGCATTATGTGAAATTCCTTTTGGAAAGACTGCAACCTATTCGGAAGTGGCGAACCGAATCAACCAGCCGAAAGCCGTTCGGGCCGTCGGAGGAGCTATTGGACGGAATCCTTTATCCATTGTGATTCCTTGTCATCGGGTCCTAGGAAAAAATGGGCGTCTTACCGGCTATAGCGGCGGGCTGGACGTTAAAATGCGGTTATTAGATTTGGAAGGCATTCCTTATCAACGTTAA
- the ribD gene encoding bifunctional diaminohydroxyphosphoribosylaminopyrimidine deaminase/5-amino-6-(5-phosphoribosylamino)uracil reductase RibD codes for MYTDRDYMEIALNLAKTARGKTNPNPLVGAVIVKDGMIVGTGIHRKAGEPHAEVHAFNMAGEHAKGATLYVTLEPCSHYGKTPPCANLVKNSGVSRVLVATLDPNPQVSGRGVQILKDAGIDVEVGLLEEEAKKLNERFFHNMTTNRPFVTLKYAMTLDGKIATHTGHSKWISGEESRLEVHQLRNEVDGILVGIGTVLKDNPLLTTRLPNQQGKNPVRIILDSHLQIPMDANVLNEEAKTIIVTTTEANPKKIAELEKRNITFIYCSKNQQGICLDEMLGQLYKHGITDLLVEGGGEVNASFVREGLVNKFIIYIAPKILGGRHSISPIAGEDVDLMELASKVKFDSIERVGEDIRIIAYPVQGETYGKH; via the coding sequence GTGTATACAGATCGTGACTATATGGAAATAGCATTAAATTTGGCGAAAACCGCTCGAGGCAAAACGAATCCTAATCCACTTGTTGGAGCGGTGATTGTAAAAGATGGGATGATTGTTGGAACCGGAATCCATCGGAAAGCAGGAGAACCTCATGCGGAAGTTCATGCTTTTAATATGGCAGGAGAACATGCAAAAGGGGCTACTTTGTATGTAACTCTTGAGCCATGCTCCCATTACGGCAAAACCCCTCCTTGCGCCAATTTAGTGAAAAATTCCGGCGTCAGCCGAGTATTGGTTGCCACTCTTGATCCAAATCCTCAAGTATCGGGAAGAGGTGTGCAAATTCTAAAAGATGCCGGAATTGACGTAGAAGTTGGATTATTGGAAGAAGAAGCCAAAAAGTTAAATGAACGCTTTTTTCATAATATGACGACAAATCGTCCATTTGTTACATTGAAATATGCCATGACTTTAGACGGCAAGATTGCTACCCATACAGGCCATTCAAAATGGATTTCCGGCGAGGAATCTCGCCTTGAGGTTCATCAATTGCGCAATGAAGTTGACGGCATTTTAGTTGGTATCGGAACTGTGTTGAAAGATAATCCATTGTTAACAACAAGACTCCCAAACCAACAAGGGAAAAATCCCGTTCGGATTATTTTAGATAGCCATTTGCAAATTCCAATGGATGCTAATGTTTTAAATGAGGAAGCGAAAACGATCATCGTGACGACAACTGAAGCAAATCCAAAGAAAATCGCAGAATTGGAAAAACGAAATATCACCTTTATTTATTGCTCAAAAAATCAACAAGGTATTTGCTTGGATGAAATGTTAGGTCAATTATATAAACATGGAATTACCGATTTGCTCGTTGAAGGCGGTGGCGAGGTGAATGCCTCCTTTGTAAGAGAGGGCCTTGTTAACAAATTTATCATTTATATTGCACCGAAAATTTTGGGTGGGCGCCATTCTATTTCCCCAATTGCTGGCGAAGATGTGGACTTAATGGAATTAGCCTCAAAAGTGAAATTTGATTCAATCGAAAGAGTAGGAGAAGATATACGGATCATTGCTTATCCAGTGCAAGGTGAAACATATGGAAAACACTGA
- a CDS encoding M20/M25/M40 family metallo-hydrolase, with protein sequence MENSRLVNEFIELVQIDSETKHEEKIAPILVNKLEDLGFSVYQDDAHTRNGHAAGNIIATLEGSLDVEPIYFTVHMDTVVPGKGIKPQIKEDGYIYSDGTTILGADDKAGIAALLEMVRRLKEQSIEHGTIQFIITAGEEDGLAGSKELDRDKIIAKYGYAVDSDGKVGGIVVAAPYQAKLNVKIFGKTAHAGVEPEKGISAITLAAKAIAEMKLGRIDHETTANIGRFEGGKATNIVCDEVFILAEARSIQKEKLDKQTAHMKETFEKVAEKFGGRAEVDVQLMYPGFSVGETDKVVQVAVEAVKNVGRTPQIGVSGGGSDANVISSFGIPTVNLSVGYENIHTTNERMPIEELEKLADLLVEIVKCASKK encoded by the coding sequence ATGGAAAATAGTCGTTTAGTGAATGAATTTATCGAGTTAGTCCAAATTGATTCAGAAACAAAACATGAGGAAAAAATAGCACCAATTCTTGTAAATAAATTGGAAGATTTAGGTTTTTCCGTTTATCAAGATGATGCTCATACACGCAATGGTCATGCGGCGGGAAATATTATCGCCACTTTGGAAGGATCATTGGATGTTGAACCGATTTATTTTACCGTACATATGGATACGGTTGTTCCTGGGAAGGGCATTAAACCACAAATAAAAGAAGATGGCTATATATATTCTGACGGCACAACCATTTTAGGCGCCGATGATAAAGCTGGAATTGCTGCACTTTTGGAAATGGTTCGCCGTCTTAAAGAACAGTCCATTGAACACGGTACAATACAATTTATTATTACAGCAGGCGAAGAAGATGGTCTTGCCGGCTCTAAGGAGTTGGATCGGGATAAAATTATTGCCAAGTACGGCTATGCGGTTGACAGCGATGGAAAAGTGGGAGGAATCGTTGTTGCGGCTCCTTATCAAGCAAAATTAAATGTAAAAATCTTTGGAAAAACAGCCCATGCAGGAGTGGAACCGGAAAAAGGGATTTCTGCTATTACATTGGCAGCGAAAGCCATTGCGGAAATGAAATTAGGGCGCATCGACCATGAAACAACAGCGAATATTGGGCGTTTTGAAGGCGGCAAAGCGACAAATATCGTTTGTGATGAAGTATTCATCCTAGCAGAAGCCCGCTCCATCCAAAAAGAGAAATTAGATAAGCAAACAGCTCATATGAAAGAAACTTTTGAAAAAGTGGCTGAAAAATTTGGAGGCCGCGCTGAAGTGGATGTACAGTTGATGTATCCGGGATTTTCAGTAGGTGAAACGGATAAAGTAGTACAAGTGGCAGTGGAAGCAGTAAAAAATGTTGGCAGAACACCTCAAATTGGGGTCTCTGGTGGGGGAAGCGACGCCAATGTCATTTCAAGTTTTGGCATTCCTACAGTCAATTTGTCAGTAGGCTATGAAAATATTCATACAACAAATGAACGAATGCCTATTGAAGAACTAGAAAAATTAGCCGATTTATTAGTAGAAATCGTTAAATGCGCAAGCAAGAAATAG
- a CDS encoding ABC transporter ATP-binding protein has protein sequence MIQLENVTVIRNGKQLLKNINWTVQKGEHWAILGLNGSGKTSLLNVINGYLYPTSGKVRVLGEEFGKTNIPELRKELGFISSSLKQQLKDYDSVLSIVLSGIFASIGLYEAVERKDLDEARKLMKQLGIKHLENSQYGLLSEGEKQRVLIARALMAKPKILILDEPCNGLDIIAREEFLEFIENLAQQEFCPTLIYVTHHVEEILPCFSHALLLKEGEVYTKGLTKNLLTEESLSQFFGRTVAIQEEQNRTWIAIKS, from the coding sequence TTGATACAGCTAGAAAATGTAACGGTCATACGCAATGGAAAACAATTATTGAAAAATATTAATTGGACTGTACAGAAAGGGGAACACTGGGCCATTCTTGGTCTGAATGGGTCCGGCAAAACATCGCTCTTGAACGTCATAAACGGCTATTTATATCCAACTTCCGGAAAGGTGCGGGTATTGGGAGAAGAATTTGGAAAAACCAATATTCCGGAATTAAGAAAAGAACTTGGGTTTATTAGTTCTTCACTTAAACAGCAATTGAAAGATTATGATTCAGTATTAAGCATTGTACTCAGCGGGATTTTTGCCTCCATCGGTTTATATGAAGCCGTTGAAAGAAAAGATCTAGATGAAGCCCGTAAACTGATGAAGCAATTGGGCATTAAACATTTGGAAAATTCCCAATATGGTTTATTATCTGAAGGGGAAAAACAGAGGGTGCTGATTGCAAGAGCCCTTATGGCGAAACCAAAAATACTTATTTTGGATGAACCTTGCAATGGGCTGGATATAATTGCAAGGGAAGAGTTTTTGGAGTTTATTGAAAACCTTGCACAGCAAGAATTTTGTCCAACTTTGATTTATGTAACCCATCATGTGGAAGAAATTTTGCCTTGCTTTTCTCACGCTTTGTTGTTAAAAGAAGGGGAAGTCTATACAAAAGGGCTTACAAAGAATCTGTTAACGGAAGAAAGTCTGTCTCAATTTTTTGGAAGAACGGTTGCTATACAGGAAGAGCAAAATCGAACTTGGATTGCTATTAAATCATAA
- a CDS encoding 3D domain-containing protein — protein MRKNFFCFVLLLTLFAPSFTYAKELTFEKSEFNGIKGLLGNGFVEDIITRQLSFQQDESDYIVYTVKEGDNLFRIAYNHSVPLDLLMEWNNLENTLIHPGNQLIIKTDEQFKKQYKPISIVADATQEFLPKTVAQTNSEPSTAEKELTVTATAYTAYCKGCSGTTAYGINLRENPHLKVIAVDPSIIPLGTNVWVEGYGYAIAGDTGGAIKGNKIDVFIPSYDEAMQWGVKKVKIKILD, from the coding sequence ATGCGTAAAAACTTTTTTTGTTTTGTATTATTGCTGACACTATTCGCACCATCGTTCACATATGCAAAAGAGTTAACTTTTGAAAAATCAGAATTCAATGGGATTAAAGGGCTTTTGGGCAATGGATTTGTGGAAGATATCATTACCCGCCAATTATCTTTTCAGCAAGATGAATCAGACTATATTGTATACACTGTGAAAGAAGGGGACAATTTATTCCGAATTGCTTATAACCATAGCGTCCCATTAGATTTATTAATGGAATGGAATAACTTAGAAAATACGTTGATACATCCTGGAAACCAATTGATTATTAAAACCGATGAACAATTTAAAAAACAATACAAACCAATTTCTATTGTAGCCGACGCAACGCAGGAATTTTTGCCAAAAACGGTTGCTCAAACAAACAGTGAACCTTCTACAGCAGAAAAAGAACTGACTGTAACGGCAACAGCTTATACTGCTTACTGTAAAGGATGTTCCGGAACGACGGCCTATGGGATTAACTTGAGGGAAAATCCTCATTTAAAAGTGATTGCCGTTGACCCAAGCATCATTCCTTTAGGTACAAACGTGTGGGTTGAAGGATATGGTTATGCCATTGCAGGTGATACAGGAGGAGCTATCAAAGGGAATAAAATTGATGTATTCATTCCATCCTATGACGAAGCGATGCAATGGGGAGTAAAAAAGGTAAAAATTAAAATATTAGATTAA
- a CDS encoding DUF1648 domain-containing protein: protein MKNPYRPILNIPKTKMEKIFDLIGISFFLLSILYIVIQWKHLPDQIPGHFNGKGEVDRWGSKYELFILPMVALFIFLLNTAFEKAPHMHNYPKRLNESNVEAFYLNSRKMLNGIKNLCMIFFAVLNVVIVQIGLARTDSLPPWLLPVFLIVVFIPLVVGLYKQSKIK from the coding sequence ATGAAAAATCCATATCGTCCAATTTTAAATATTCCAAAAACAAAGATGGAAAAAATCTTTGACCTTATTGGCATTAGCTTTTTTCTTTTATCCATATTATACATAGTCATTCAATGGAAGCATCTGCCTGATCAAATTCCCGGCCATTTTAATGGGAAAGGGGAAGTCGATCGGTGGGGGTCAAAATATGAATTGTTTATATTGCCGATGGTTGCACTTTTTATTTTTTTGTTAAATACGGCATTTGAAAAGGCTCCCCATATGCATAATTATCCAAAGCGGCTCAATGAGTCCAATGTCGAAGCCTTTTATTTAAACAGCAGAAAAATGCTCAATGGGATCAAAAATTTGTGCATGATCTTCTTTGCGGTTTTAAATGTTGTAATCGTACAAATAGGGCTTGCACGCACGGATTCTCTTCCTCCTTGGCTTTTGCCTGTATTTCTAATCGTTGTGTTCATTCCTTTAGTGGTTGGTTTGTATAAACAATCCAAAATTAAATAG
- a CDS encoding DNA alkylation repair protein — MNIRSKLIELAETNYQRFQKSLIPNQENILGVRLPILRKLAKEISKGDWENFLRNGEEEYFEEIMLKGMVIGEVKLPLEERLSWVEWFVPKIDNWSVCDSFCTGLKFTKNHRKEVWKWLLPYFQSSREFEVRFAVVMLLCYFIEEEYLKEIFPILEKIKQDGYYVKMAVSWAISKAYIQFPAETTEFLHTNSLDDFTYNKALQKIIESRCLSKEKKEAIRKMKRN, encoded by the coding sequence ATGAATATTCGTTCCAAACTTATAGAATTAGCTGAAACAAACTATCAGCGTTTTCAAAAATCGTTAATTCCGAATCAAGAAAACATCCTTGGGGTGCGCTTGCCGATTTTAAGGAAATTAGCAAAAGAAATTTCAAAGGGCGATTGGGAAAACTTTTTAAGAAACGGTGAAGAAGAATATTTTGAAGAAATCATGCTAAAAGGGATGGTTATTGGGGAAGTGAAACTTCCTTTAGAGGAACGGCTTTCTTGGGTGGAATGGTTTGTTCCAAAAATTGATAATTGGTCTGTTTGCGACAGTTTTTGCACGGGGTTGAAATTTACAAAAAATCATCGGAAAGAGGTTTGGAAGTGGCTTCTTCCTTACTTTCAATCAAGCAGGGAATTTGAAGTCCGTTTTGCTGTCGTTATGTTATTGTGCTATTTTATCGAAGAAGAATATCTAAAGGAAATTTTCCCGATATTAGAGAAAATCAAACAAGACGGTTACTATGTCAAAATGGCTGTTTCTTGGGCCATTTCTAAAGCCTACATCCAGTTTCCGGCTGAAACAACGGAGTTTCTGCATACCAATTCTTTAGATGATTTCACTTACAATAAGGCGCTGCAAAAAATCATTGAATCCCGATGTTTAAGCAAAGAAAAGAAAGAAGCCATTCGAAAAATGAAAAGAAATTAA
- a CDS encoding GTP cyclohydrolase II: MQLIPYKQNEQICLVGPVQLPVKQGNFEATFQWYTWLKLDQPISSKEEVLDYILSANLQESQQSSVLVYGDFEHEEEALIRMHSICHTGDIFGSQRCDCGYQLHESMKMIVEHGCGAIFYLANHEGRGIGLFSKSLAYLLQEEGYDTVEANHALGFEDDSRSYEEAISVLETLRNKPVTLITNNPRKLEALKRHGLLADKHIPLWGGLTETNRRYLETKIKKAGHIPEKQWF; encoded by the coding sequence ATGCAGTTGATTCCATATAAACAAAATGAACAAATTTGCCTCGTTGGACCTGTCCAATTGCCGGTGAAGCAGGGAAATTTTGAGGCGACATTCCAATGGTATACGTGGCTGAAACTCGACCAGCCAATTTCTTCAAAGGAAGAAGTGCTGGACTATATTTTAAGTGCAAATTTGCAAGAGTCTCAACAATCTTCCGTATTAGTTTATGGAGATTTTGAACATGAAGAGGAAGCTTTAATCCGCATGCACAGCATTTGCCATACAGGGGATATTTTTGGAAGCCAGCGCTGCGATTGCGGCTATCAATTGCATGAGTCCATGAAAATGATTGTGGAACACGGATGCGGGGCCATCTTTTATTTAGCTAACCATGAAGGACGCGGAATCGGATTATTTTCAAAATCTTTAGCTTATCTTTTGCAGGAAGAAGGCTATGATACGGTGGAAGCCAATCATGCCCTTGGATTTGAAGATGATTCGCGTTCCTATGAAGAAGCCATTAGTGTGCTAGAAACATTGCGCAATAAACCAGTCACTTTGATTACCAATAATCCGAGAAAACTGGAAGCATTGAAACGCCATGGGCTGCTTGCAGACAAACATATCCCATTATGGGGCGGATTGACGGAAACAAATCGCAGGTATTTGGAAACAAAAATTAAGAAAGCAGGCCATATACCAGAAAAGCAATGGTTTTAG